A genomic region of Labrys wisconsinensis contains the following coding sequences:
- a CDS encoding carboxymuconolactone decarboxylase family protein gives MSSHQPIDYAQFERTAPAAVAALRALGKAVDESGLDKGLTELLKVRASQLNGCAFCLQFHLNTARRLGVAAEKLDLVAVWREAGIFSERERAALGWTEVLTLSPGSGLEPQRQALAATFSETEIAFLTVSIGTINAWNRIAGPLGFAPPIPRRAEGSEAA, from the coding sequence ATGTCCTCGCACCAGCCCATCGACTATGCGCAGTTCGAGCGGACCGCGCCCGCGGCGGTGGCGGCGCTGCGCGCGCTCGGCAAGGCGGTCGACGAGTCCGGGCTCGACAAGGGCCTGACGGAGCTTCTCAAGGTCCGCGCCTCGCAGCTCAACGGCTGCGCCTTCTGCCTGCAGTTCCATCTCAACACGGCCCGCCGCCTCGGCGTCGCGGCGGAAAAGCTCGACCTCGTCGCGGTCTGGCGCGAGGCCGGCATCTTCTCCGAGCGCGAGCGGGCGGCGCTCGGCTGGACCGAGGTGCTGACCCTCTCGCCGGGCAGCGGCCTCGAGCCGCAGCGCCAGGCGCTCGCGGCCACGTTCAGCGAGACGGAGATCGCCTTCCTCACCGTCTCGATCGGCACCATCAACGCCTGGAACCGCATCGCCGGCCCGCTCGGCTTCGCCCCGCCGATCCCGCGCCGGGCCGAGGGGAGCGAGGCGGCATGA
- a CDS encoding GNAT family N-acetyltransferase has protein sequence MTAPAIRRLESEAEVAAFFPVIRQLRPHLASPAEWIERWRRQAAEGYRLAGIGDGDRLAGIADAGDGDRPLALAGYRTCENLVHGRFLYVDDLVTDEAARGGGHGARLMAWLKAEGQALGCARLVLDTPLANVLGHRFYYRQGLLGAALRFGAPLG, from the coding sequence ATGACCGCGCCGGCGATCCGCCGGCTGGAGAGCGAGGCCGAGGTGGCGGCCTTCTTCCCGGTGATCCGGCAACTGCGCCCGCACCTCGCCTCGCCGGCCGAATGGATCGAGCGCTGGCGCCGCCAGGCGGCAGAGGGTTACCGCCTCGCCGGCATCGGCGATGGTGACCGCCTCGCGGGCATCGCCGATGCCGGCGATGGCGACAGGCCGCTGGCGCTGGCGGGCTACCGCACCTGCGAGAACCTGGTGCACGGCCGCTTCCTCTATGTCGACGACCTCGTCACCGACGAGGCGGCGCGTGGCGGCGGCCATGGCGCGCGACTGATGGCCTGGCTGAAGGCGGAGGGGCAGGCGCTCGGCTGTGCCAGGCTGGTGCTCGATACTCCGCTGGCCAACGTGCTTGGGCACCGCTTCTACTATCGGCAGGGCCTGCTCGGCGCGGCGCTGCGCTTCGGCGCGCCGCTCGGCTGA
- a CDS encoding cytochrome b has protein sequence MTTLSDAAAPPATATRYDRLQRSLHWLMALIIFTAIGIGLYCSWLVPGTPERQALLEIHKSLGLTALTLVVVRVLWRLAVGAPAYVKPLGRLTHLAAGAGHLALYALMLLMPLSGYVFSAAGGRSLPWFGLFQWPNLLPKDPALAELGRFVHGWGATAIYVVLGLHLAAVLWHRFVLKDEVLARMLPPR, from the coding sequence ATGACGACGCTTTCCGACGCCGCCGCCCCGCCGGCCACCGCCACCCGCTACGACCGCCTGCAGCGCAGCCTGCACTGGCTGATGGCGCTGATCATCTTCACGGCGATCGGCATCGGCCTCTATTGCTCCTGGCTGGTGCCGGGCACGCCGGAACGGCAGGCGCTCCTGGAGATCCACAAGTCGCTCGGCCTCACCGCGCTGACCCTGGTGGTGGTCCGCGTCCTCTGGCGCCTCGCCGTCGGCGCGCCGGCCTACGTCAAGCCGCTCGGCCGCCTGACCCATCTCGCCGCAGGGGCCGGCCACCTCGCGCTCTATGCGCTGATGCTGCTGATGCCGCTCAGCGGCTACGTCTTCTCTGCCGCCGGCGGACGGTCCCTGCCCTGGTTCGGCCTGTTCCAATGGCCGAACCTGCTGCCGAAGGACCCAGCCCTGGCCGAGCTCGGCCGCTTCGTCCACGGCTGGGGCGCCACCGCCATCTATGTCGTGCTCGGCCTGCACCTCGCCGCCGTGCTCTGGCACCGCTTCGTCCTGAAGGACGAGGTGCTGGCCCGGATGCTGCCGCCGCGCTGA
- a CDS encoding MarR family winged helix-turn-helix transcriptional regulator, whose product MRKTQPTVPPLGQGKRGEEGHLAYLLRQASAATRLRMERALADLGVTPPQFAVLTMLAAYPGLSNADLARLALLTPQTVSVIVANLERAGALARRPHAVHGRIQHLDVTQAGAALLARCRERVTVLEESLAAGLTATEERTVRRWLVALALEGHGEGSP is encoded by the coding sequence ATGCGCAAGACCCAGCCCACCGTCCCGCCGCTCGGCCAGGGCAAGCGCGGCGAGGAAGGCCACCTCGCCTATCTCCTGCGCCAGGCGAGCGCGGCCACGCGGCTGCGCATGGAGCGGGCCCTCGCCGACCTCGGCGTCACGCCGCCGCAATTCGCGGTGCTGACCATGCTGGCGGCCTATCCCGGCCTCTCCAACGCCGACCTCGCCCGCCTGGCGCTGCTGACGCCGCAGACCGTGAGCGTGATCGTCGCCAACCTCGAGCGCGCCGGCGCCCTGGCGCGACGCCCGCACGCCGTGCACGGCCGCATCCAGCACCTCGACGTCACCCAAGCCGGCGCGGCCCTGCTGGCGCGCTGCCGCGAGCGGGTGACCGTGCTGGAGGAGAGCCTCGCCGCCGGCCTGACCGCGACGGAGGAGCGCACCGTCCGCCGCTGGCTGGTCGCCCTGGCGCTGGAGGGCCATGGCGAAGGGAGCCCCTGA
- a CDS encoding DUF3455 domain-containing protein, whose product MSLPCLLLAGPVLLAGALSAGPAAAATLPEAIAAPGEVPVLTLHAEGAQIYQCKADAAGKPAWTFREPIATLIADGKTVGRHYAGPSWALDEGSAVTGKVAGSAPGATAQDIPWLKLAVAAHHGSGALADVVTVQRIDTSGGKLDGACDQPGIYRSVPYSATYVFLRKG is encoded by the coding sequence ATGTCTCTTCCATGTCTGCTGCTGGCCGGTCCGGTGCTGCTGGCCGGTGCTCTTTCGGCCGGGCCGGCTGCCGCGGCAACGCTGCCGGAGGCGATCGCCGCGCCGGGCGAGGTGCCGGTCCTGACTCTGCATGCCGAGGGCGCGCAGATCTACCAATGCAAGGCGGACGCTGCCGGCAAGCCTGCCTGGACGTTCCGCGAGCCGATCGCGACGCTGATCGCGGACGGCAAGACCGTGGGCCGCCACTATGCCGGGCCGAGCTGGGCGCTCGACGAGGGCAGCGCCGTCACCGGCAAGGTCGCCGGCAGCGCGCCCGGTGCCACGGCGCAGGACATTCCCTGGCTCAAGCTCGCGGTCGCGGCCCATCACGGCAGCGGCGCCCTGGCCGATGTCGTCACCGTGCAGCGCATCGACACGAGCGGCGGCAAGCTCGACGGCGCCTGCGACCAGCCCGGCATCTACCGCAGCGTGCCGTATTCGGCGACCTACGTGTTCCTGCGCAAGGGCTGA